In one window of Pseudomonadota bacterium DNA:
- a CDS encoding efflux RND transporter permease subunit, with translation VVMLAVPFSAIGAIWLFWLLDYNVSIAAWVGMIALLGLDAETGVFMLLFLDLSYDEAKREGRLRSMEELDVAILHGAVKRARPKMMTVAAAFMGLLPIMWSTSAGADVMKRIAAPMIGGLITSFILELLVYPAIYKLWKRRTLLRTSSPAENPVTQP, from the coding sequence CGTGGTGATGCTGGCCGTGCCGTTCTCCGCCATCGGCGCCATCTGGCTGTTCTGGCTGCTCGACTACAACGTGTCGATAGCGGCCTGGGTCGGCATGATCGCGCTCCTCGGCCTCGACGCGGAGACCGGCGTGTTCATGCTCCTGTTCCTCGATCTCTCCTACGACGAGGCCAAGCGAGAGGGGAGGCTCCGCTCGATGGAAGAGCTCGATGTGGCGATCCTGCACGGTGCCGTGAAGCGCGCGCGCCCCAAGATGATGACCGTCGCGGCCGCCTTCATGGGCCTCCTGCCGATCATGTGGTCCACTTCGGCGGGCGCCGACGTGATGAAGCGGATCGCCGCACCGATGATCGGCGGGCTCATCACGTCCTTTATCCTCGAGCTCCTCGTCTACCCCGCGATCTACAAGCTGTGGAAGCGTCGCACCTTGCTGCGCACGAGCTCACCCGCCGAGAATCCCGTGACACAACCGTGA
- a CDS encoding radical SAM protein has product MATQSGRVPSTKKRILLSGVFGPFGVDDEFGRKENIMELFHNQVTKGQGTASFRFHHRSFGLYFIAANIDADVTVLDFPSRRRFTRELAKGYDIVGISFIVPNFIKAKEMARLVRLHAPGAEIVLGGHGAAIEGVKELIDCDHVVKGEGIRWFREHLGQEADAPISHPSLPTTEYQQILGIPIPGATSSVLVPGVGCVNGCSFCCTTHFFGKTYTPFIRTGKQMFDLARRIADERGTDIFYVMDENFLKDKARAMELIDEMERHQRFFSFYLFSSAETIVSFGIENLVRLGVLSLWIGFESKTRQGLFSKNDGIDAKRLVGELRDHGISVLASGILCMEHHTPDNMQEDIDFLVGLESDLVQFMLLLPLPVTAVYQRFAELGWLDREMPYEEWHGQKMLPWRHPAFSPEEPAKWLAAAFRKDYETNSSSIYRYAETAFRGYEHLAAMPAGDPNLDARREQARGRAMQYGLTLGAVARFAVNEVERERAHALDAEMRRAFGPLTWKERLERAGAIAFAAAWRLRVKLRGDGIQPKTIVTKYNEASRLALLKDQIVASVTEICEEPLETRAAAMSRLS; this is encoded by the coding sequence ATGGCAACGCAGAGCGGCCGTGTACCTTCAACGAAGAAGCGGATCCTCCTGTCCGGGGTGTTCGGCCCGTTCGGCGTCGACGACGAGTTCGGGCGCAAAGAGAACATCATGGAGCTGTTCCACAACCAGGTGACCAAGGGACAAGGGACCGCCTCCTTCCGCTTCCACCACAGGTCGTTCGGCCTGTACTTCATCGCGGCCAACATCGACGCGGACGTGACGGTGCTCGACTTCCCGAGCCGCCGTCGGTTCACGCGCGAGCTCGCGAAGGGCTACGACATCGTCGGCATCTCGTTCATCGTGCCGAACTTCATCAAGGCCAAGGAGATGGCGCGGCTCGTGCGCCTCCACGCGCCGGGCGCGGAGATCGTGCTCGGCGGCCACGGCGCGGCGATCGAAGGGGTCAAGGAGCTCATCGACTGCGATCACGTCGTCAAGGGCGAGGGGATCCGGTGGTTCCGGGAGCACCTCGGCCAGGAGGCGGACGCCCCGATCTCGCACCCCTCCCTGCCGACGACCGAGTACCAGCAGATCCTGGGCATTCCGATCCCGGGCGCGACGTCGAGCGTCCTCGTGCCCGGAGTCGGCTGCGTGAACGGCTGCAGCTTCTGCTGCACGACGCACTTCTTCGGCAAGACGTACACGCCGTTCATCCGCACCGGGAAGCAGATGTTCGATCTGGCGCGCCGGATCGCCGACGAGCGGGGCACGGACATCTTCTACGTGATGGACGAGAACTTCCTCAAGGACAAGGCGCGGGCGATGGAGCTGATCGATGAGATGGAGCGGCACCAGCGCTTCTTCAGCTTCTACCTGTTCTCGTCGGCCGAGACGATCGTCTCCTTCGGGATCGAGAACCTCGTGCGGCTCGGCGTCCTGTCCCTGTGGATCGGATTCGAGTCGAAGACGCGGCAGGGGCTGTTCTCCAAGAACGACGGCATCGACGCGAAGCGGCTCGTGGGCGAGCTGCGCGATCACGGGATCTCGGTGCTCGCGTCCGGCATCCTGTGCATGGAGCACCACACGCCCGACAACATGCAGGAGGACATCGACTTCCTCGTCGGCCTCGAGTCGGACCTCGTGCAGTTCATGCTGCTCCTCCCGCTGCCCGTGACCGCCGTGTACCAGCGCTTCGCGGAGCTCGGCTGGCTCGATCGCGAGATGCCCTACGAGGAGTGGCACGGGCAGAAGATGCTCCCGTGGCGCCACCCGGCGTTCTCGCCCGAGGAGCCCGCAAAGTGGCTCGCCGCGGCGTTCCGGAAGGACTACGAGACGAACTCGTCGTCCATCTACCGCTACGCCGAGACCGCGTTCCGCGGCTACGAGCACCTCGCGGCGATGCCGGCGGGAGACCCGAACCTCGACGCGCGGCGGGAGCAGGCCCGGGGCCGCGCCATGCAGTACGGGCTCACCCTCGGCGCCGTCGCCAGGTTCGCGGTGAACGAGGTGGAGCGCGAGCGGGCCCACGCCCTCGACGCGGAGATGCGGCGCGCCTTCGGCCCGCTGACCTGGAAGGAGCGCCTCGAGCGCGCGGGGGCGATCGCGTTCGCGGCCGCCTGGCGGCTGCGCGTCAAGCTGCGCGGGGACGGCATCCAGCCGAAGACCATCGTCACGAAGTACAACGAAGCGTCGCGCCTCGCCCTGCTGAAAGACCAGATCGTCGCCTCGGTCACGGAGATCTGCGAGGAGCCGCTCGAGACCCGCGCCGCGGCCATGTCCCGCCTGAGCTGA
- a CDS encoding inner membrane CreD family protein, translated as MGKRLAAIVLVYTGCFMAWMVLGGSVMFRSEVSDEEIKQRVTTLWGKEHRQRQPQVFFTQPETRTEKYWENGVEKEKQVQFVNQIDVPLSSSGIDVVVRYEPRRKGLFWYSTYTVKFAAEYEFVNTTDAKRTFFARFFFPSSDAQYDDFKCTGPKGDVTYENQNGMVAFTADELEPGATYRFKVSYSSRGLDTWNYIFDRDDATASGGGARVTEVKKLAFKMTTNFDAIDFPVGSMSPTGKEKTGGGYELEWRFAKLITGLNIGIAMPEELNPGPLAGRITFFAPVSLLFFFFVLFVISVMRKVDLHPMHYFFLGASFFAFHLLFAYLVDHVDVNTAFAISAATSVFLVVTYMRVVVGWRFACVEAGLTQLLYLVAFSYTHFFQGWTGLIITVLSIATLFAVMQITARVKWSEVFGKK; from the coding sequence ATGGGAAAGCGGCTCGCGGCGATCGTGCTCGTGTACACGGGTTGCTTCATGGCCTGGATGGTCCTCGGCGGCAGCGTCATGTTCCGCTCCGAGGTCTCGGACGAGGAGATCAAGCAGCGCGTCACGACCCTCTGGGGCAAGGAGCACCGGCAGCGCCAGCCCCAGGTCTTCTTCACGCAGCCGGAGACGCGGACGGAGAAGTATTGGGAGAACGGCGTCGAGAAGGAGAAGCAGGTCCAGTTCGTGAACCAGATCGACGTGCCGCTCTCGAGCTCGGGCATCGACGTCGTCGTGCGCTACGAGCCGCGCCGCAAGGGGCTGTTCTGGTACAGCACGTACACGGTGAAGTTCGCCGCGGAGTACGAGTTCGTGAACACCACCGACGCGAAGCGCACCTTCTTCGCGCGCTTCTTCTTCCCGAGCTCCGACGCGCAGTACGACGACTTCAAGTGCACAGGGCCGAAGGGCGACGTCACCTACGAGAACCAGAACGGGATGGTCGCGTTCACGGCGGACGAGCTCGAGCCGGGCGCGACGTACAGGTTCAAGGTGTCGTACAGCTCGCGCGGCCTCGACACGTGGAACTACATCTTCGACCGCGACGACGCCACCGCGAGCGGCGGCGGCGCCCGCGTCACCGAGGTGAAGAAGCTCGCCTTCAAGATGACGACGAACTTCGACGCGATCGACTTCCCGGTGGGCTCCATGAGCCCGACCGGCAAGGAGAAGACCGGCGGCGGCTACGAGCTCGAGTGGCGGTTCGCGAAGCTGATCACCGGGCTCAACATCGGCATCGCCATGCCGGAGGAGCTGAACCCCGGACCGCTCGCCGGGCGGATCACCTTCTTCGCGCCGGTGTCGCTCCTCTTCTTCTTCTTCGTGCTGTTCGTCATCTCGGTGATGCGCAAGGTCGACCTCCACCCCATGCACTACTTCTTCCTCGGCGCGAGCTTCTTCGCGTTCCACCTCCTGTTCGCGTACCTCGTGGACCACGTGGACGTGAACACCGCGTTCGCGATCTCGGCGGCGACGAGCGTGTTCCTCGTGGTCACGTACATGCGGGTCGTCGTCGGCTGGCGCTTCGCGTGCGTCGAGGCGGGGCTGACGCAGCTCCTCTACCTCGTGGCGTTCTCGTACACGCACTTCTTCCAGGGCTGGACCGGCCTCATCATCACGGTGCTCTCCATCGCCACCCTGTTCGCGGTGATGCAGATCACGGCGCGCGTGAAGTGGTCCGAGGTGTTCGGGAAGAAGTAG
- the rpsA gene encoding 30S ribosomal protein S1 encodes MHDEFEDMLNESTAVNAGVAVGEKLQAKVVSIGKEHVFLDIGIRAEGLLLRAEVERDGELTVAVGDRIQVFTVGARDGAVMCARRLGVATGSASERRDDSGAVLAQIKEAFDAGMPIEGSVKEVNKGGFSVTVLGQRAFCPISQIDKVYCEKPDEHLGRTYAFSIIRFEEGGGNIVLSRRAILEREAEEAAKVALEHLREGDVVEGEVTSLQKYGAFVDVGGVEGLIHVSELSHTRIGHPEEVVTKGQRVRVQIKEIDRAKGKISLSLKSLLDDPWNEALAALSAGRIAEGKVSRLAAFGAFVELFPGVEGLVHVSQMAADRRVQNPREMVSPGQKVRVRVLEIDPERRRISLALVDEGAEEEREATEEFRASAASHKRGMGTLGDLLGASLKKK; translated from the coding sequence ATGCACGACGAATTCGAAGACATGCTGAACGAGTCCACCGCGGTGAACGCGGGAGTGGCGGTCGGCGAGAAGCTCCAGGCGAAGGTCGTCTCCATCGGCAAGGAGCACGTGTTCCTCGACATCGGCATCCGCGCCGAGGGGCTGCTCCTGCGCGCCGAGGTGGAGCGCGACGGCGAATTGACCGTGGCGGTCGGCGATCGCATCCAGGTGTTCACGGTCGGGGCGCGGGACGGGGCTGTGATGTGCGCCCGGAGGCTGGGCGTCGCGACCGGGAGCGCGTCCGAAAGGCGGGACGACTCGGGCGCCGTGCTCGCCCAGATCAAGGAGGCGTTCGACGCCGGCATGCCGATCGAGGGCTCGGTCAAGGAGGTCAACAAGGGCGGCTTCTCGGTGACCGTGCTCGGCCAGCGCGCGTTCTGCCCGATCTCGCAGATCGACAAGGTCTACTGCGAGAAGCCGGACGAGCACCTGGGCCGGACGTACGCCTTCTCGATCATCCGATTCGAGGAGGGCGGCGGCAACATCGTGCTCAGCCGGCGCGCGATCCTGGAGCGCGAGGCCGAGGAGGCCGCGAAGGTCGCGCTCGAGCACCTGCGCGAGGGGGACGTCGTCGAGGGCGAGGTCACGTCGCTGCAGAAGTACGGCGCGTTCGTCGACGTGGGCGGGGTCGAGGGGCTCATCCACGTCTCGGAGCTCTCGCACACGCGGATCGGCCACCCGGAGGAGGTGGTGACCAAGGGGCAGCGGGTGCGCGTGCAGATCAAGGAGATCGACCGCGCCAAGGGCAAGATCTCGCTCAGCCTGAAATCGCTGCTCGACGACCCGTGGAACGAGGCGCTCGCGGCGCTCTCCGCCGGCCGGATCGCCGAGGGCAAGGTGTCGCGGCTCGCGGCGTTCGGCGCGTTCGTGGAGCTGTTTCCGGGCGTCGAGGGGCTCGTGCACGTGTCGCAGATGGCCGCGGACAGGCGCGTGCAGAATCCGCGCGAGATGGTCTCCCCCGGGCAAAAGGTCCGCGTCCGCGTCCTCGAGATCGACCCCGAGCGCCGCCGGATCTCGCTCGCGCTCGTCGACGAGGGCGCGGAGGAGGAGCGCGAGGCGACCGAGGAGTTCCGCGCGAGCGCCGCGAGCCACAAGCGGGGCATGGGCACGCTGGGCGACCTGCTCGGCGCGAGCTTGAAGAAGAAGTAG
- a CDS encoding MBL fold metallo-hydrolase, which produces MTGLRRAAASACALALWIGAGCAIDTSPEVSEGDGGAGDGLLHATFIDVGQGDSALFELPDGSIVLLDGGEEGQGLAAVWPLLQEKGIAAIDLMILSHPHSDHCGGLDEVMDQVEVDEIWENGEALATPAYAGYGSARNASGAEIVQPTPGDSRTFGEAKITVLATNTGYPDENNDSIVASLTYRGVRILLPGDAEAEEQSDLLAAYDEELRAEILKVSHHGSSDFAAAFPEAVMPDWAVISCGAGNPYGHPHEEALAAYAAISATICRTDLMGDVTFTTDGTDIETNCVD; this is translated from the coding sequence GTGACGGGGCTGCGGCGGGCGGCCGCCTCCGCGTGCGCGCTCGCCCTGTGGATCGGCGCGGGCTGCGCGATCGACACCTCGCCCGAGGTGAGCGAGGGGGACGGCGGCGCCGGGGACGGTCTGCTGCACGCGACGTTCATCGACGTGGGGCAGGGCGACAGCGCGCTCTTCGAGCTGCCTGACGGCTCGATCGTGCTCCTCGACGGCGGCGAGGAAGGGCAGGGGCTCGCCGCGGTGTGGCCGCTCCTCCAGGAGAAGGGGATCGCGGCGATCGACCTCATGATCCTCTCGCACCCGCACTCCGACCACTGCGGCGGGCTCGACGAGGTGATGGACCAAGTCGAGGTCGACGAGATCTGGGAGAACGGCGAGGCGCTCGCCACGCCCGCCTACGCGGGCTACGGATCCGCGCGCAACGCCTCCGGCGCCGAGATCGTGCAGCCGACGCCGGGCGACTCGCGGACGTTCGGCGAGGCGAAGATCACGGTGCTCGCGACGAACACCGGCTACCCCGACGAGAACAACGACTCCATCGTCGCCTCGCTCACCTACAGGGGCGTGCGGATCCTCCTCCCCGGAGACGCCGAGGCCGAGGAGCAGTCCGATCTGCTCGCCGCCTACGACGAAGAGCTGCGCGCGGAGATCCTCAAGGTGTCGCACCACGGCTCCTCGGACTTCGCCGCGGCGTTCCCGGAGGCGGTCATGCCGGACTGGGCCGTGATCTCCTGCGGCGCGGGCAACCCCTACGGCCACCCCCACGAGGAGGCGCTCGCAGCGTACGCCGCAATCAGCGCGACGATTTGCCGCACGGACCTCATGGGAGACGTCACCTTCACGACCGACGGGACCGATATCGAGACGAACTGTGTGGATTAG
- a CDS encoding methyl-accepting chemotaxis protein, which produces MSEKETTTKNARPIEGFSEERRVHLQNLHLPLQKKLFLFAGPVSVALYALTAYMTPSWQNLVMFGAVCALFGSWAIALWFTAHGRLEASVYVFMGSVMVFEGLEVMMMDGSEATALLACFAVVAYGALYTKRFLYASALGLAAVIIASEIVKNLDLYPVYVIPPADRLMAQIPFTLVIIVLVVYILRRGQTINEAIYAEAQAKSRSRAQVLGAAVRIQPVIDKVAEQLKRIADEFVAQSSEHAATTNEVSVTMGAIMTSADQSASAAKKAKAVADATREDSVRSRDRLLAVQRGFGDVTKAIEGSLVSINELSRQAESIEEILGYNREIGEHIKVLAVNAAIEAANAGEYGRGFSVVAEELREMIVKTDANLKRSGGLLGKILAQAQENAESTRRAAEALTEYFEELRATGDLIDSITESFVVTSGQVSKIADAAQMQVVSIDQVRVALTQIDAAAGQLEGAARTLVEGVNEIVSSHEDLRGVLASGEGGA; this is translated from the coding sequence ATGAGCGAAAAAGAAACGACTACGAAGAACGCGCGGCCGATCGAGGGTTTCTCCGAGGAGAGGCGGGTCCACCTCCAGAACCTGCACCTGCCGCTCCAGAAGAAGCTGTTCCTGTTCGCGGGCCCGGTGAGCGTCGCCCTGTACGCCCTGACCGCCTACATGACCCCGAGCTGGCAGAACCTCGTCATGTTCGGCGCCGTTTGCGCGCTGTTCGGGTCGTGGGCGATCGCGCTCTGGTTCACCGCCCACGGCCGCCTCGAGGCGTCGGTCTACGTGTTCATGGGCTCGGTGATGGTCTTCGAGGGGCTCGAGGTGATGATGATGGACGGCTCGGAGGCCACCGCGCTCCTCGCGTGCTTCGCGGTCGTCGCCTACGGGGCGCTCTACACCAAGCGGTTCTTGTACGCCTCCGCGCTGGGGCTCGCCGCGGTCATCATCGCGAGCGAGATCGTCAAGAACCTGGATCTCTACCCGGTCTACGTGATCCCCCCGGCGGATCGGCTCATGGCGCAGATCCCGTTCACGCTCGTGATCATAGTGCTCGTCGTCTACATACTCAGGCGCGGCCAGACGATCAACGAGGCGATCTACGCCGAGGCCCAGGCGAAGAGCCGGAGCCGGGCACAGGTGCTCGGCGCCGCGGTGCGGATCCAGCCGGTCATCGACAAGGTCGCGGAGCAGCTCAAGCGGATCGCGGACGAGTTCGTGGCCCAGTCCTCGGAGCACGCGGCGACGACGAACGAGGTGAGCGTGACGATGGGCGCCATCATGACGAGCGCCGACCAGTCCGCCTCCGCCGCGAAGAAGGCGAAGGCGGTCGCGGACGCCACGCGCGAGGATTCCGTGCGGAGCCGCGACCGGCTGCTCGCCGTGCAGCGCGGCTTCGGCGACGTGACGAAGGCGATCGAGGGGTCGCTCGTCTCCATCAACGAGCTGTCGCGCCAGGCGGAGAGCATAGAGGAGATCCTCGGCTACAACCGCGAGATCGGCGAGCACATCAAGGTGCTGGCCGTGAACGCGGCGATCGAGGCGGCGAACGCGGGCGAGTACGGCCGGGGGTTCAGCGTCGTGGCCGAGGAGCTGCGCGAGATGATCGTGAAGACCGACGCCAACCTGAAGCGGTCCGGCGGGCTCCTCGGGAAGATCCTGGCCCAGGCGCAGGAGAACGCGGAGAGCACGCGGAGGGCCGCCGAGGCGCTCACCGAGTACTTCGAGGAGCTCCGGGCCACGGGCGATCTCATCGACTCGATCACCGAGAGCTTCGTCGTCACCTCGGGCCAGGTCTCCAAGATCGCCGACGCGGCGCAGATGCAGGTCGTGAGCATCGACCAGGTGCGGGTCGCGCTGACGCAGATCGACGCCGCGGCGGGCCAGCTCGAGGGCGCCGCGCGCACGCTCGTCGAGGGCGTCAACGAGATCGTGTCCTCCCACGAGGATCTGCGTGGCGTGCTCGCCTCCGGCGAGGGGGGGGCGTGA
- the selB gene encoding selenocysteine-specific translation elongation factor, with translation MKPVIVGTAGHIDHGKTSLVKALTGTNTDRLKEEQERGITIELGYAFLDERIAIIDVPGHERFIKNMVAGVATVDFAMLVVAADDGIMPQTREHFDILRLLGVEDGIVVVTKCALAQPDWVDLVVEELREMVAGSFLEGRPILRADSLSGDGIEEVRRALSELADKKKERSPGPVFRLPIDRVFTIKGFGTVVTGSALSGSISVEDRLELLPRGDLVRVRAVETQGKHVKTATAGMRVALNIPQIAVEDAARGDVLATPERLKATFMLDVECRILERSPVPLEQRQRVRVHLGTKEVMARAVILDRDRIAPGEEGLVQLRLEERTAAQRLDRYVIRRYSPQITIGGGRILDANPAKHRQRHLGDVVGSLQGLGDAKDEHVVRRVLAKERVVSFDDLVTKASLPQERVEDVVGALGIEGEAIEVEAKGARWLIDLRVYEAFVDAIERELREYHAKNPLRGGAKRGEVVKKVSGDLPEFAARHLLDLALGGLRVKSPAGDLLALYGFAVQLTKKQRSALDRMERELRDGGFQPPDIALLAEGVQLDEKQARQILQVLVDGGSAVNLEGKIYFHAEVIARGVELLRQGFARTPELTMSDFRTLLDTSRKYSVPLLNYYDSQGWSTRRGDVRVPGPKMASGA, from the coding sequence ATGAAACCGGTCATCGTCGGCACAGCTGGACACATCGATCACGGCAAGACGTCGCTCGTGAAGGCGCTCACGGGCACGAACACCGATCGCCTCAAGGAGGAGCAGGAGCGCGGCATCACGATCGAGCTCGGCTACGCGTTCCTCGACGAGCGGATCGCGATCATCGACGTGCCCGGCCACGAGCGGTTCATCAAGAACATGGTCGCGGGCGTCGCGACCGTGGACTTCGCGATGCTCGTGGTCGCCGCGGACGACGGCATCATGCCGCAGACGCGGGAGCACTTCGACATCCTGCGCCTGCTCGGGGTGGAGGATGGCATCGTCGTCGTGACCAAGTGCGCGCTCGCCCAGCCGGACTGGGTCGACCTCGTCGTCGAGGAGCTGCGCGAGATGGTCGCCGGATCGTTCCTCGAGGGGCGCCCGATCCTTCGCGCCGACTCCCTGAGCGGGGACGGAATAGAGGAAGTGCGGCGCGCGCTCTCGGAGCTCGCGGACAAGAAGAAGGAGCGCTCGCCCGGGCCGGTGTTCCGGCTGCCGATCGACCGCGTGTTCACGATCAAGGGGTTCGGCACCGTGGTCACCGGCTCCGCGCTCTCCGGCTCGATCAGCGTCGAGGACAGGCTCGAGCTCCTGCCCCGGGGCGACCTCGTCCGCGTCCGGGCGGTCGAGACGCAGGGGAAGCACGTGAAGACGGCCACGGCCGGGATGCGGGTGGCGCTCAACATCCCGCAGATCGCGGTCGAGGACGCGGCGCGGGGGGACGTCCTCGCGACGCCGGAGCGGCTCAAGGCCACGTTCATGCTCGACGTCGAGTGCCGCATTCTCGAGAGGAGCCCCGTGCCGCTCGAGCAGCGGCAGCGCGTGCGGGTCCACCTCGGCACGAAGGAGGTCATGGCGCGCGCCGTGATCCTCGACCGCGACAGGATCGCCCCCGGCGAGGAGGGGCTCGTCCAGCTCCGGCTCGAGGAGCGGACGGCCGCGCAGCGGCTCGACAGGTACGTCATCCGGCGCTACTCGCCGCAGATCACCATCGGCGGCGGCCGCATCCTCGACGCGAACCCGGCGAAGCACCGCCAGCGCCACCTCGGCGACGTCGTCGGCTCGCTCCAGGGGCTCGGCGACGCCAAGGACGAGCATGTCGTGCGGCGCGTCCTCGCCAAGGAACGCGTCGTCTCCTTCGACGATCTCGTCACCAAGGCGAGCCTTCCCCAGGAGCGGGTGGAGGACGTGGTCGGGGCGCTCGGCATCGAGGGCGAGGCGATCGAGGTCGAGGCCAAGGGCGCGCGCTGGCTCATCGATCTGCGGGTCTACGAGGCGTTCGTGGACGCGATCGAGAGGGAGCTCCGCGAGTACCACGCCAAGAACCCGTTGCGCGGCGGCGCCAAGCGCGGCGAGGTGGTGAAGAAGGTCTCGGGGGATCTCCCGGAGTTCGCGGCGCGGCACCTCCTCGATCTCGCGCTCGGCGGGCTGCGCGTCAAGTCGCCGGCGGGCGACCTGCTCGCCCTCTACGGGTTCGCGGTTCAGCTCACGAAGAAGCAGCGGTCCGCGCTCGACAGGATGGAGCGGGAGCTCCGCGACGGCGGGTTCCAGCCCCCGGATATCGCGCTCCTTGCCGAGGGCGTGCAGCTCGACGAGAAGCAGGCGCGGCAGATCCTGCAGGTGCTCGTGGACGGCGGGAGCGCGGTCAACCTCGAGGGGAAGATCTACTTCCACGCCGAGGTGATCGCGCGAGGCGTCGAGCTCCTGCGCCAGGGGTTCGCGCGCACGCCCGAGCTGACGATGTCGGACTTCCGCACGCTCCTCGACACGTCGCGCAAGTACTCGGTGCCGCTGCTGAACTACTACGACAGCCAGGGCTGGTCGACCCGGCGCGGCGACGTCCGGGTGCCCGGCCCGAAGATGGCGTCCGGGGCGTGA
- a CDS encoding carbon-nitrogen family hydrolase, whose amino-acid sequence MTRLVVAGLQLDVVWGDKRKNFERVRRFAAEAKERGVELLVLPEMFATGFLLDPKVTAEGEGGETIAFLRDLAREHRMAIVGGLVRTRRSGKGANVGLAVAEDGRVLAEYSKTHLVSLLGEDAVHEAGAAPRPFSIAGVEMACFVCYDLRFPELFRLVAAGTGLVMVIASWPAVRQRHWDLLLPARAVENQQFVVGVNRVGEGGGHTFLGGTAIYDPLGNALAAGGDAEGLVVAELDLDLLAKARKGLPALRDRRF is encoded by the coding sequence ATGACGCGGCTCGTCGTCGCGGGGCTGCAGCTCGACGTCGTCTGGGGGGACAAGCGCAAAAACTTCGAGCGCGTGCGGCGCTTCGCCGCCGAGGCGAAGGAGCGGGGAGTCGAGCTGCTCGTGCTGCCCGAGATGTTCGCGACGGGGTTCCTCCTCGATCCAAAGGTCACCGCGGAGGGCGAGGGCGGCGAGACGATCGCGTTCCTCCGCGATCTCGCGCGGGAGCACCGGATGGCGATCGTCGGCGGTCTCGTCCGAACGCGGCGCAGCGGCAAGGGCGCGAACGTCGGGCTCGCGGTGGCCGAGGACGGCCGCGTGCTCGCGGAGTACTCGAAGACGCACCTCGTCTCGCTGCTCGGTGAGGACGCCGTGCACGAGGCGGGCGCCGCGCCGCGCCCGTTCTCGATCGCGGGCGTCGAGATGGCCTGCTTCGTCTGCTACGACCTCAGGTTCCCGGAGCTGTTCCGCCTCGTCGCGGCCGGCACGGGGCTGGTCATGGTGATCGCGTCCTGGCCCGCGGTACGGCAGCGGCACTGGGATCTCCTACTCCCCGCGCGCGCCGTGGAGAACCAGCAGTTCGTCGTCGGGGTCAACCGAGTGGGCGAGGGCGGCGGGCACACGTTCCTCGGCGGGACCGCGATCTACGATCCCCTCGGCAACGCGCTCGCCGCGGGCGGCGACGCCGAGGGGCTCGTCGTCGCGGAGCTGGATCTCGACCTCCTGGCGAAGGCCCGCAAAGGCCTGCCGGCGCTTCGCGACAGGCGCTTCTGA